One region of Amphiprion ocellaris isolate individual 3 ecotype Okinawa chromosome 9, ASM2253959v1, whole genome shotgun sequence genomic DNA includes:
- the si:ch73-95l15.5 gene encoding uncharacterized protein si:ch73-95l15.5, with protein MSSRGKNDLCLICGGALQGNQRRWLFGGQNKKTSHLQTPTESLRGGSRSQSLQSSPWGSTLSLGSSGSLSKSQLSVNSPSKSMDVLAVLTHILGQSVPRGSRQGEFVCGKCVSALERVFKFDSVIARVRVLSSERLQKLTQERDKIRQWVRHNYQQRHLRDVPNRGSTSEEDGEAEKEGYREMLKENMALSEYECWSEKWDTCPYFIRTGKRCRKGKGCEGCDSLRVSDSDYESVCGVPRRLPFQPFSPLALSRDKSQSMPLHWQRVPSLSSSPASLAGSSLSLRAPSRTESVQSLDSLDGNDPFDTPSDQSVSFVLKELRSIEGKPVNSPSGSRIPVLGRKDGRYTGKVEDVASPTVNRTLNFEEKENGGQEVDEEDGDVLTELRDEFMPLHRESTTARVHHAIRHLRSQLDQAASRIRTLEAELKHGKSKPAEVNGSENWAPLIQEEGGGSLLQSLGRSLHSRERLVQECMGLIRRLCVEEGAGTELASKLTEKLTETLKEILSDNKAALETLKSEWTEKEKGMEKEIEALRKAGRDRERDLDTLNTVLQCNQDIINDLRVALGEKERLVKEVEKEREVCRQRDEALAAVLQEKEALIHSFKEQLEICQKEAPSDSVSGQRSAELAALLKDWEGNGAILCQEVTKLTTALQEYQNMVQSQQESHNQTVSSLTDQLRDTRQELRQKEKEKKEADRSGHNSREDREREERRLRDSLDKRDKLIEQILLDAEERDHLFRELQQNLQNKREPVTAIKHTL; from the exons ATGTCCTCCAGAGGTAAAAATGACCTGTGCCTAATATGTGGTGGAGCTCTCCAGGGAAACCAGCGGCGATGGCTGTTTGGGGGCCAGAATAAGAAGACCAGCCACCTTCAGACCCCAACAGAGTCCCTGAGAGGAGGAAGCAGGTCTCAGTCCTTGCAGAGCAGCCCCTGGG GCAGCACATTATCTCTGGGTTCCTCAGGATCGCTCTCCAAGTCCCAGTTATCAGTGAACTCGCCATCCAAAAGCATGGATGTGCTCGCGGTGTTGACCCACATCCTGGGGCAGTCTGTACCACGGGGCAGCAGGCAGGGGGAGTTTGTTTGCGGCAAATGCGTGAGCGCCCTCGAGCGGGTGTTCAAGTTTGACTCGGTCATAGCAAGGGTGAGGGTGCTTTCATCTGAGCGGCTTCAGAAGCTGACGCAGGAGAGGGATAAGATCAGGCAGTGGGTGCGCCACAACTACCAGCAGAGACACCTGCGGGATGTACCAAACAGGGGTAGCACCAGCGAGGAGGATGGCGAGGCAGAGAAGGAGGGCTACAGGGAGATGCTCAAAGAGAATATGGCGCTCTCCGAGTATGAATGCTGGTCTGAGAAATGGGACACATGTCCGTACTTTATAAGAACGGGTAAAAGATGCAGAAAGGGCAAAGGATGCGAAGGCTGTGATTCCTTACGGGTGTCGGACTCTGATTATGAGTCAGTTTGTGGGGTCCCTCGTCGCTTACCGTTCCAACCTTTTTCTCCACTTGCGCTGTCACGGGACAAATCCCAGAGCATGCCTCTACACTGGCAGAGAGTGCCATCCCTCAGCTCCAGCCCAGCTTCACTAGCGGGATCCAGTCTGTCTCTACGAGCACCTTCACGCACCGAGTCCGTTCAGTCTCTGGATTCTCTCGATGGGAATGACCCATTCGACACACCGAGtgatcagtcagtcagtttcgTGCTGAAGGAGCTGAGGAGTATTGAAGGGAAACCGGTTAATTCGCCATCAGGGAGTAGGATCCCAGTTCTGGGGAGGAAGGATGGGAGGTACACCGGAAAAGTTGAAGATGTAGCGTCACCCACAGTGAACAGGACACTGAACTTTGAGGAAAAGGAGAATGGAGGGCAAGAAGTGGATGAAGAGGACGGAGATGTGCTGACAGAGCTGAGAGATGAGTTCATGCCACTCCATCGAGAG AGCACGACTGCCAGAGTTCACCATGCTATCAGGCACTTGCGAAGCCAACTCGACCAAGCTGCATCCCGCATCAGGACCCTAGAGGCTGAGCTGAAACATGGGAAGAGCAAACCAGCTGAGGTCAACGGATCAGAGAACTGGGCTCCT ctcaTCCAGGAGGAGGGTGGCGGCTCCCTGCTGCAGAGCCTCGGCCGCTCCCTGCACAGCAGGGAACGTCTGGTCCAG gAGTGCATGGGTCTGATCAGAAGACTGTGTGTGGAGGAGGGAGCAGGCACTGAGCTGGCCAGCAAGTTGACTGAGAAACTGACTGAGACTCTGAAGGAAATTCTGTCGGATAACAAG GCTGCCCTGGAGACTCTAAAGTCTGAAtggacagagaaagaaaagggcaTGGAGAAAGAGATCGAGGCACTGAGGAAGGCTGGACGAGACCGAGAGAGAGACCTTGACACACTCAACACTGTGCTGCAGTGCAACCAGGACATTATCAAT GACCTGCGAGTGGCTCTGGGGGAGAAGGAGCGCCTTgtgaaggaggtggagaaagagagggaggtgTGTAGACAGAGGGATGAAGCCCTCGCTGCTGTCCTGCAGGAGAAGGAGGCTCTGATTCACAGCTTCAAAGAGCAGCTGGAGATCTGTCAGAAGGAG GCTCCCTCCGACTCTGTGAGTGGGCAGCGTTCTGCTGAGCTGGCAGCCCTGCTGAAGGACTGGGAGGGAAACGGCGCCATCTTGTGTCAGGAGGTCACCAAACTCACCACAGCCCTGCAGGAATACCAGAACATGGTGCAG AGTCAGCAGGAGAGTCACAACCAGACAGTGTCCTCTCTGACGGATCAACTCCGAGACACTCGGCAGGAGCTGaggcagaaggagaaggagaagaaggaggctGACAGATCCGGACATAATAGCAGAGAGGACCGAGAGCGGGAGGAGAGGAGACTGAGGGACAGTCTGGACAAAAGGGACAAACTCATAGAG CAAATCCTGTTGGATGCCGAGGAGCGGGACCACCTGTtcagagagctgcagcagaaccTGCAGAACAAACGTGAACCTGTGACGGccatcaaacacacactgtga